The Acropora muricata isolate sample 2 chromosome 4, ASM3666990v1, whole genome shotgun sequence genome contains the following window.
TGCCAAGACCGTAGGCATCCAGCTTCTTTATGGTGAGTGCGTGGCATAAAGAGTAAAAAGCCTTACTCATATCGGTAGATAAAATTGTCACACTGAGTTCTTCCTGTCCACGGCCAACTTCCAGTCGTCGACTAGTGCTAACAAGGTTGTTTCGCTTCTTTTTATAAGCCGTCATTCTGTGATACAGGGCTGGGTCACAATGACCTATTAACTGCTTGTTGAGTACGTGTTCGAAAATCGTGTAAACGCTGATGAGAGATTTGATGGAATAGTAGTTCTTTTCTTCCTTCCTGTCGCTCTCTTTGAAAGATGTCCACCTTTCATGCATTTTCCATGCAGTAGACCATTGGCTCAACTCGATGCATTTATTGAAGAGGCTGGTTAGAGAAGGTGTAACTCCACTAGACACCTTCATGAGAAGTTTCGTAGGTGCTCCTGTGTCCCAGCCGAATGATTTCCTTGGGTTGATGTTTGCGAGAGCGTCCTGCCCTTGCTCGTTGCAGAAGATGTTGAAATCAAAACGAGTCTCATTGTAAGCAGTTCCTATCATCTTGACTCTGCTGTGGTTGTCATTATAATTCTCTCCGAGACTACTAACATTATTCTCTCCTATGCTTGCAGCTGGCTGTGGTGAAGAAACTAGCCAGCCTCTAAGCAACTTCAGTTTGATCTTTCTCAATTATGCATTCTTCAGATCGTAAACGTATCGAAGAGACAATGTGGTCTGTGGTCTCTTGCTTGTGACAAATCCTGGACGTCGGGTTTGGTGCCATCTTTCGCCATTTTCTTTCGATATGATTAGCCTTCAAGCACTGATTTTGAGCTGTTATGATAGTCCTTCTTTCTCTGATTTTAGACCTGATCTTTTCAGTCATTTGTTTActaatatttttgttattgctacgatgatttttcttttcacttttttgcTGAATCAACAATTTTAAAATCGTAGAAGTCATATTCGATGGTGTGTAGTTGGTCGGGTTTTGTTTCAAGAGTGTTTGTCATGTTTCACCTTATCtccgagctaacatatttagaAAACAACTGGCAGAATCAGCGACATTGTGTCTTTACACAAGGTTTTCTATTACAAGTGACTCATACTTGGAAAGTAAACTTCCATAGACTTGTAAACGAAATTTAAATCAGAAACAAGTTCCCTTTTTTATGAAGGGTTCGATATCAGGGCAATAAATTAAAAAGGCAGGGTTTAATAATTGAGTATTTTGAGCCACAGATCAAAATACGATCGTGAACATCCACTTCCTGACTCTTTTCCTCGATAGAAACAAAttcaatacattttttttttttcagaaattgtTAGTTTTATTTTCACAACATTcactttaaacaaaatataatattcctttcatttctttccttCCGGCTCAAAGAACaatattatttcaaatgttgCCATGTTGGCCGTGTGGATGCTCTGGTGTCATGAAGAACAAACCCAGTGTGTATTTCACTCATGCAAATGACGTCAATGTGTTTCGTTGAGAGGTCTCGAATATAAATCTTTTCAGTGTCTTTGAATCGTTATAAAATCAATTATGCTGATCGTAGAGCTTTTCTTTAAAATATGGTGACCATATGGCGTTGCTGTATGCCGTTTCTGcggagaaaaaaaaggataaagttTGCATCGTACTGAATCAAATATTAAATTGACATGTAATGCAGTAATAAATTATAGGTTTCCCTTCAAAGTTTGGTTAAACGCCCCTATTTAAGATAAGAGAGCTGTTATCCGAAG
Protein-coding sequences here:
- the LOC136913587 gene encoding uncharacterized protein, with product MIGTAYNETRFDFNIFCNEQGQDALANINPRKSFGWDTGAPTKLLMKVSSGVTPSLTSLFNKCIELSQWSTAWKMHERWTSFKESDRKEEKNYYSIKSLISVYTIFEHVLNKQLIGHCDPALYHRMTAYKKKRNNLVSTSRRLEVGRGQEELSVTILSTDMSKAFYSLCHALTIKKLDAYGLGSD